The genomic interval CAGGATGGTATCTTTCTCTTTGATGCCGATACGGGGTGCTTCATTGAGGTCAACGATGCCTTTCTGCGCATGTTCGGTTATTCCCCCCAGCAGATTGCCCAGATGACCATCTTTGACCTGCCCCACGACAGCGAAGAGAACATCCGGGCAAACATCCAGAGAGTACTGCAAAACGGTTACTGGCAGCTGGGCGAGCGTCTGTACTACCGGGCAGACGGCTCTTTGCTACAGGTGGAGGTGTACGCTGCGCTCCTGGACCTGAAGGATCGCCGCTATATCATGGCGGTAGCGCGCGACATCACGGAACGCAAGCGCAACGAGGAAGAGCGCCAGCGGATGCGTGAACAGCTCGAACAGGCGCGTAAAATGGAGACCATCGGCACGCTGGCAGCTGGAGTAACACACGATTTTAACAATCTGCTGACCGCAATCGTGGGCAACGCCGAGCTGTTAATGGCTATCTACGCGGATGACCCTCAAATACAGAACCGCGTTCATCAGATTCTCCAGGCGTGTGAGCGGGGCAAAAACATGGTGAATGCCCTGCTGACCTTCAGCCGTCGTGGCATCACCGATACGCGCCCTCGCGACCTGAACCAGCTGATTCTCGGCGTTTTGCAAATCCTGAACCATGTATTGCCAGCCAATATCCGCGTGGAGACGCGCCTGCAGGATGACCTGCCCGCCATCCACGCCGACGCCACGCAGATAGAACAGATGATAATGAACCTGTGCGCCAATGCCAGAGACGCCATGCCAGCAGGTGGCATCATCACCCTGCGTACCTGCAGGATGTCTCTGGAGTCCCCCCGTGTGTTTTCCGGCACCGAATTGCCCGCAGGAGAATACGTCTGCCTGGAAGTGCAGGACACCGGAGAGGGCATCCCTCCGGAATATCTACCTCATATCTTCGAGCCTTTCTTTACGACCAAGCCAGTGGGCAAGGGCACCGGACTGGGACTTGCTACCGTGTACGGCATCGTGCTATCGCACGGTGGAGGCATTGAGGTGCAATCCGCGCCGCGAGAGGGAACCAGCTTCCGTATTCTCTTGCCTGCTTTTGAGGGAAAGGCAGAGGATTACTCCTCCCCGAAGAGGCAACTTCCGGAGCATTCCTTCCATGGAACGCGGATACTGTTTGTCGACGACGAGGAGAGCATTCGCGCTCTGGTGGCAGAGATTCTCCAGCGCGAAGGATGTCAGGTGGAAACCGCTGCCAGCGGGGAAGAAGCGTTGCAAATGGTGCGGGAGAAAGGGAGGCTCTACTATCACCTGCTCATCACCGACCTCACCATGCCGGGATTAAGCGGGATACATCTGGCACGACAGGTTTACGGGGTAGCACCCGACCTCCCCATCATCCTGTGCAGTGGCTACGGGGCTGGCGCGGCGGAACAGGCGGAAGACCTTCCCAACGTGGTCTGTTACATTCAGAAGCCCTACCGCCGCCAGCAGCTGCTGGAGGTGATACAGCATGTGCTGGAACGGTAAAGACCGTTACTGCGTCCAGTCCTCCCAGCTTAGTCCTGCAATACGTTGAAACTCGCGCCAATTGCTCGTGACCAGAATCAATCGGTGCGCCACTGCGACAGAAGCTATCAACAAGTCGTGCGGACCTATCATCAGTCCTTGCGACGCAAGAGCGGCGCGAATGCTCCCGTATATTTCAGCAGACCGATCGTCGTAAGGCAGACACACAAAGGGTTGAAAGAACTGAGCAAGTAGCTGCAGGTTGGCTTGAGGGTCTGCACTTCGGTACGCACCGTAGTAAAGCTCCGCCTTTACAATCGTGCAGAGCGCAACCTCCTCCGGAGAGTGCTGCGCCAGTCGCTGCCTTACAGGAGACTGGGGATATCGCAGGTAGTCGATGCAAGTGTTGGTGTCAAGAAGATACCTCATGATGGAAAAGGTCCCGTTCCTCAAACATGCCTTGAGCGGGGCGCTCTAGCTCGCCCTTCCATGCCCCTGCGGTGTTCTCGAAGAAATTCGGGGGCCAACCCTTTGTCTGTTCTTCGTTTAACGACTGAATGACCAGGACGACCTGCACCTCTCCTTCCGGCAGGTCCGTCGGCACTTTCAACTCCAGAATACCATCCGAATTGATCCTTGACTTCACCCTTACGCTGACCATGCGGCTCACCTTTCATATTGTACCCTGAAGCGCTATTCGCTTTCCTCAACAACCTTTATGGGCTCTTGAGCGCGGCGGTACCATCGCTCCGCAAAGGACGCATCCCTTGCGCCCGGCAGGATGACATAGCGCAGACGCACTCCCTCCGTGCGGCTCGTGTTGAAACCGATACCTCCCATCGCCGCGCTGTCCCAGTAGACAATCGCATCCATGGGGGTCAGGGCGAGGCAGGCGTGCGCCCAACGCGGTGCATAGACCGCATACCATCGCGGCTGCTGGGTGGTACCCATGACACCTTCCGCTTCGCCTTTGCCGTCCACCCGCGCCTTGACGCCCCCGCTATCCTCGTAGTCCCCTTCCTGCGCATAAAAGGCGCGGCTGTAGGTTGCCTCGCTGGTGCTGGTCTCGATCTCTACGTCAAAGTATTGCGGGTAGAAGGTGTAGCGTTTGGTGTAGGTGACGCCGCCCTGCAGTTCACGGAACACGCGAACCACCGTGCGCACCGGTCCGTGCGCCAGCAGTTCGACGCGCGCCGGTCTGGCACCCTGTTCCTCCACCCACCCGTTTTCGCAGACGAGAAAACCAATTGCTTGATGAAAGGCTCACCGAAGGGCAGCCTCAGCATCGTTCCCGCACTCGCAATCGGTTTGCGATAGACATCGGGATTCGCCGCGGCGATGTCGCGAGGCACGCCGTCGCGCA from Bacillota bacterium carries:
- a CDS encoding PAS domain S-box protein, whose translation is MGSHGEDELRYRALFQCAQDGIFLFDADTGCFIEVNDAFLRMFGYSPQQIAQMTIFDLPHDSEENIRANIQRVLQNGYWQLGERLYYRADGSLLQVEVYAALLDLKDRRYIMAVARDITERKRNEEERQRMREQLEQARKMETIGTLAAGVTHDFNNLLTAIVGNAELLMAIYADDPQIQNRVHQILQACERGKNMVNALLTFSRRGITDTRPRDLNQLILGVLQILNHVLPANIRVETRLQDDLPAIHADATQIEQMIMNLCANARDAMPAGGIITLRTCRMSLESPRVFSGTELPAGEYVCLEVQDTGEGIPPEYLPHIFEPFFTTKPVGKGTGLGLATVYGIVLSHGGGIEVQSAPREGTSFRILLPAFEGKAEDYSSPKRQLPEHSFHGTRILFVDDEESIRALVAEILQREGCQVETAASGEEALQMVREKGRLYYHLLITDLTMPGLSGIHLARQVYGVAPDLPIILCSGYGAGAAEQAEDLPNVVCYIQKPYRRQQLLEVIQHVLER
- a CDS encoding type II toxin-antitoxin system VapC family toxin, with amino-acid sequence MRYLLDTNTCIDYLRYPQSPVRQRLAQHSPEEVALCTIVKAELYYGAYRSADPQANLQLLAQFFQPFVCLPYDDRSAEIYGSIRAALASQGLMIGPHDLLIASVAVAHRLILVTSNWREFQRIAGLSWEDWTQ